The Rhizorhabdus dicambivorans genome contains the following window.
CCTGCGCCAGCGTTTCCCCGATCTCCAGGCCTTCACCAGCATGACGCCGGAGGAACTCGGCCGCGCTATAGGGCAGAATAAGGCGGATGCCGTCGTCGCTTACCTGCGCATGAACCCGCAGGCACTCAGCATGCCGACACCCGCATCGCTCGCGGTCGCACGCGAGAAGCTTTCACAAAGCCTCACCGCCTATCGCGCGGGCGACAGGCGCAACGCCGAGCGGCTTGCACTCTCGGCCTATCTCGATGGGTTCGAGCCGGTGGAGCCGATCCTCACTGCCCGCGACGCGACACTGATGGCGCGCATCGAGGGCGCGATGGGGGAATTCCGGACCGCGATCGGTCGCGGTGAGCCGGCAGAGGTACTCGCCGACAAGGTCGCCGTGATCGAGGGTCTGTTCGCAGACGCAGAGACCGTGCTGTCGCCCGATGCGGCGAGCGACGTCTCGACCTTCATCGGCGCACTCACCATTTTGCTGCGCGAAGGGCTCGAGGCGCTGCTGATCGTCGTCGCGATGATCGCCTTCCTCCGCAAGGCCGACCGGCCGGAAGTTCTGCCCTTTGTTCATGGCGGCTGGATCGCCGCGCTCGTTGCGGGCGGCGCGACCTGGGCGGTTGCGACCTATGCGATCTCGATCAGCGGCGCGAGCCGCGAACTGACCGAAGGGTTCGGCTCACTCTTCGCGGCGGTGGTGCTGGTCTCTGTGGGCATCTGGATGCACGGCAAGTCGCATGCCGAAAGCTGGCAACGCTATATCCGCGAAGCGCTCGGCAAGGCGTTGTCGCGACGCTCGGCCTGGTTCCTGTTCGGACTCGCCTTTCTCGTCGTCTATCGAGAGGCGTTCGAGACGATCCTGTTCTTCGCGGCGCTGGCGGCGCAAGGGCGCGGCGGCGTCATCGCGGCAGGTGCTGCAACCGCGGTCGCGGCGCTCGCCGTGGTTGCCTGGGCAATGCTGCGTTACAGCCGCGTGCTGCCGATCGGGAAATTCTTCGCCTACAGCTCGGTGCTCGTCGCCATCCTGGCAGTGGTGCTCGCCGGCAAGGGCACGGCCGCGCTCCAGGAGGCCGGGCTCATCGACATCACGCCGGTCGCGCATGTGCCGAGGTTGTCGATGCTCGGCATCTTCCCCTCATTGCAACCGCTGCTGCTCCAACTTCTCGCGCTCGCGATCCTGTGTGTTGGATTCTGGTATAATGGTCGAAGGCATGCGACAGGCACCGCCGCGGCCGAGTAGAAGCGTCCTGTGATGGCACCGCGTCGCTCAGCTAGCGTCCGCAGAAAGCGTCTCGATCAATGGGCATCCGGCATGCTCGCCTGCATCACAAGCGCGCACGACTTCATGAAGAACCTCTTCCATCCGCCGCAGATCGAAGAGCCGTGCGCGCACGCTTGCGAGATGCGCGGCGGCGATACCGCGCGCATCCGCGCATGACACCTCACCTGCAGCGGCAATCCCGATCAGTGCGCGGATCTCTTCAAGCGTAAAGCCGAGCTCGCGCGCACGGCGGATGAAGCGCAGCCGCCTGACATCGTCAGCATCATAGCTGCGATAGCGGCCCCGCCGGCTCGCCCTTGGCGTAAGGCCGATTCGCTCATAATAGCGGATCGTCTCGATGTTGCAGCCAGCCTGGCGCGACAGTTCCCCAATCGCGATCATCTCTCCGCTCACACGTGCCTTCCGAAAATAATGGCTTGAGTCTGTAGCTACTACAGACGGTATGACCTCCTCATGACAGATTCAAGGAGTCGTTGATGCGGACCGGTTCACGAGGCGGAGCGCGAACAAGTGGAGCGGTCCTGTTGACGCTCGGAGGCGTTACGGCCGCCTTTGGCGTGGCTGCTTGCTGCGCCTTGCCTTTCCTGTTCACGACTGTGGGGATCAGTGCCGCCTGGTTCGGCGGGATTGCGACGACGGCGGCCCCTTATCGCGATCTTCTGTTGTGGCTGAGCGCGCTCAGCCTTGCCGGAGGCACGCTCCTGCTCTGGCGGATGCAACGTTCTACCGCCACTTGTGATTCAGAACGTGCCTGCACCCCGGTGTGGCTGCGCTTGATCCTCTTCATCGGGCTGCTCACCGGCGCGGCCCTGCTTTGGCTCGGCTATTCCTATGTCTGAGCAGGCGCCTCAGCTCGAATCGACGCTCACCTGTCCGCACTGCAACTTCGTGAAAACAGAGATCATGCCGACCAACGCATGCCAATATTTCTACGACTGCGCCGGTTGCGGTGCGGTCCTCCGGCCGAAGCA
Protein-coding sequences here:
- a CDS encoding mercuric transporter MerT family protein, translated to MTLGGVTAAFGVAACCALPFLFTTVGISAAWFGGIATTAAPYRDLLLWLSALSLAGGTLLLWRMQRSTATCDSERACTPVWLRLILFIGLLTGAALLWLGYSYV
- a CDS encoding GDCCVxC domain-containing (seleno)protein produces the protein MSEQAPQLESTLTCPHCNFVKTEIMPTNACQYFYDCAGCGAVLRPKHGDCCVFCSFGSIPCPPIQLEGRSAASCGDATAPFSHI
- a CDS encoding FTR1 family protein, producing the protein MLSPVAARAQGGEVQTIWRLLDYVAVDYAGAVSGGRVTSTNEYAEMTEFSATIRTGIAALPSKPGRARLIGEAQGLEAAIASKAAPEVVAQKARALASDLLAAYPVPLAPAKAPDPARGRALYAENCASCHGAKGDGRGPQAVGMDPPPIAFTDAERARKRSLFALYQVIDQGLDGTAMQSFSHLPSEDRWALAAYVGGFAFKDAAAGERMWKSNAALRQRFPDLQAFTSMTPEELGRAIGQNKADAVVAYLRMNPQALSMPTPASLAVAREKLSQSLTAYRAGDRRNAERLALSAYLDGFEPVEPILTARDATLMARIEGAMGEFRTAIGRGEPAEVLADKVAVIEGLFADAETVLSPDAASDVSTFIGALTILLREGLEALLIVVAMIAFLRKADRPEVLPFVHGGWIAALVAGGATWAVATYAISISGASRELTEGFGSLFAAVVLVSVGIWMHGKSHAESWQRYIREALGKALSRRSAWFLFGLAFLVVYREAFETILFFAALAAQGRGGVIAAGAATAVAALAVVAWAMLRYSRVLPIGKFFAYSSVLVAILAVVLAGKGTAALQEAGLIDITPVAHVPRLSMLGIFPSLQPLLLQLLALAILCVGFWYNGRRHATGTAAAE
- a CDS encoding MerR family transcriptional regulator, giving the protein MIAIGELSRQAGCNIETIRYYERIGLTPRASRRGRYRSYDADDVRRLRFIRRARELGFTLEEIRALIGIAAAGEVSCADARGIAAAHLASVRARLFDLRRMEEVLHEVVRACDAGEHAGCPLIETLSADAS